In Anopheles gambiae chromosome 2, idAnoGambNW_F1_1, whole genome shotgun sequence, a single window of DNA contains:
- the LOC1274064 gene encoding uncharacterized protein LOC1274064 isoform X1, which produces MQSEENRFDCGACDKANTVDDMVLCDGCAKWYHYGCAGVTANVAKRKWFCVQCVKKVPVIGKSEAKPTLREEVSAKDNKPAESCQNVEKQGAADSEGGSSERTVVQDKPSPPQTAKSKAPSTRRGGSASSQLSVRNALERLAKKQELEKKMAEKEFQLKMAKMELEQEELRMQLEEQLDIEGSECSIISGKSVRAKIWVRDQNQALAKPAQVQTHPQTEASPVTKRRIAENNLENAMVERNGLTPSQITARNHYPKQLPKFSGSPKEWAVFISCYNESNEACGFSNRENLLRLEECLHGAAREAVQSKLTTPNAVPDIIKVLKRLYGRPALIVQELIDKARQTEAPKPENLESLIKYGLAVQHFCDHLVAADLEDHLQNPAILGELVEKLPASRRLEWSRYKCGLPHISLQQFGEFMDELMEHACEVCNYIPQQPTNPPPPRYRTHHHTDTLERGTLAQPRRYTWQERKCPACGDTGHRVRNCQEFRLMNVQNRLDVVDRHGLCKLCLNQHGLRRCLSRFRCEINGCEARHNALLHLPSATRCAEVLAHNGTTKAGVLFRIVPVVVHYGPKSVETLAFLDEGSSLTLMETSLANTLGVSGRPEPLELSWTADVTRKENASQRVDVQISARGDDRRYELSGARTVEKLSLPKQELNRKILINNFSHFQKLPIPSFLKAEPKLLIGLQHMELLTPLETRTGQAGEPVAVRSPLGWAVYGPYNDTTSGVLMQHIGPVQPGNAVQRDTEDSDGDLNMLLRDYFTLEEEIRPAPNQH; this is translated from the coding sequence ATGCAGAGTGAAGAAAATCGCTTCGATTGTGGTGCCTGCGATAAAGCGAACACCGTGGACGATATGGTGCTGTGCGACGGTTGCGCGAAGTGGTACCATTACGGGTGTGCTGGCGTCACCGCAAACGTAGCGAAAAGAAAGTGGTTCTGTGTTCAGTGTGTGAAGAAAGTGCCTGTGATCGGGAAAAGCGAGGCCAAACCGACGCTACGTGAGGAAGTTAGTGCAAAGGACAACAAGCCCGCTGAAAGCTGCCAGAATGTAGAGAAGCAGGGAGCAGCTGATAGCGAGGGTGGCAGTTCGGAGCGAACCGTAGTGCAGGATAAGCCAAGTCCACCCCAAACGGCCAAATCTAAAGCACCAAGCACAAGACGGGGCGGCTCAGCGTCTTCTCAACTATCTGTGCGAAACGCCTTAGAGCGCCTGGCCAAGAAACAGGAACTTGAGAAGAAAATGGCCGAGAAGGAGTTCCAGCTAAAGATGGCCAAAATGGAGCTCGAGCAGGAGGAGCTCAGGATGCAACTCGAGGAGCAGCTCGACATCGAAGGCTCGGAATGTTCCATCATAAGTGGCAAAAGTGTAAGAGCAAAAATTTGGGTAAGAGATCAAAATCAGGCTTTGGCTAAACCTGCTCAAGTGCAGACTCATCCGCAAACTGAAGCGTCACCAGTAACGAAAAGACGAATAGCTGAAAATAATCTGGAAAACGCGATGGTGGAAAGAAACGGCTTGACCCCCAGCCAAATAACTGCGAGGAACCACTACCCAAAACAGCTGCCAAAATTTAGTGGTTCTCCTAAAGAATGGGCCGTGTTCATAAGCTGCTACAACGAGTCCAATGAAGCCTGCGGATTCTCTAATAGAGAAAATTTGTTGCGCTTAGAAGAGTGCCTTCATGGTGCAGCTAGAGAGGCAGTGCAATCAAAACTCACGACGCCAAACGCAGTCCCAGACATTATCAAAGTGTTGAAACGACTCTATGGACGTCCTGCCCTAATCGTACAAGAGTTAATCGACAAGGCACGACAAACCGAAGCGCCCAAACCAGAAAACCTAGAGTCGCTGATTAAATACGGGTTAGCAGTGCAACATTTCTGCGACCACCTAGTAGCAGCAGACTTAGAAGACCACCTACAGAACCCAGCAATACTAGGAGAACTAGTAGAGAAACTCCCAGCATCAAGGAGACTGGAGTGGTCGCGATATAAATGTGGTCTTCCACATATCAGTTTGCAACAATTTGGTGAGTTCATGGATGAATTGATGGAGCATGCCTGCGAAGTGTGCAATTATATTCCACAACAACCCACaaaccctcctcctcctcgctaTCGAACACACCATCACACTGATACTCTTGAAAGGGGAACCCTAGCACAACCACGACGTTACACCTGGCAAGAGCGGAAATGTCCTGCGTGTGGTGATACAGGTCATCGAGTGAGGAACTGTCAAGAGTTCCGACTAATGAATGTGCAGAACCGTTTGGATGTAGTAGATCGGCATGGATTATGCAAGCTGTGCCTTAACCAACATGGCCTACGACGTTGCTTATCGCGATTCCGATGCGAGATAAACGGGTGCGAAGCTCGCCATAACGCATTGCTGCATTTGCCGTCAGCGACACGTTGTGCAGAGGTACTAGCCCATAACGGTACGACAAAAGCTGGTGTGCTGTTCCGAATCGTACCAGTCGTAGTGCACTATGGACCGAAAAGTGTAGAAACTCTGGCTTTCCTGGATGAAGGTTCATCCTTAACCTTGATGGAAACCAGCCTGGCCAACACCCTTGGCGTAAGCGGAAGACCAGAGCCCTTGGAACTAAGCTGGACAGCCGATGTGACGAGAAAGGAAAATGCATCACAACGAGTAGACGTGCAGATTTCGGCGCGAGGCGACGATAGACGTTATGAGCTTTCCGGCGCTCGTACGGTCGAAAAGCTAAGTCTGCCGAAGCAAGAACTAAACCGCAAAATCCTAATAAATAACTTTTCTCACTTTCAGAAATTGCCGATCCCGTCGTTTCTGAAAGCTGAGCCAAAGTTATTAATCGGGCTGCAACACATGGAGCTGCTTACACCACTGGAGACCCGGACGGGGCAGGCAGGCGAGCCGGTCGCTGTGAGGAGCCCTCTTGGATGGGCTGTGTACGGACCGTACAACGACACGACGAGCGGCGTCTTGATGCAGCATATTGGTCCGGTGCAACCCGGCAATGCGGTGCAACGCGACACTGAAGACAGCGACGGAGACCTGAACATGCTGCTCCGTGATTATTTCACATTAGAAGAGGAGATTCGTCCGGCTCCAAATCAACATTAG